In Plasmodium falciparum 3D7 genome assembly, chromosome: 6, the following proteins share a genomic window:
- a CDS encoding proteasome subunit alpha type-2, putative translates to MADGEYSFSLTTFSPTGKLVQIEYALNRVSSSSPALGIRAKNGVIIATEKKSPNELIEENSIFKIQQISEHIGIVYAGMPGDFRVLLKRARKEAIRYSLQYGSEILVKELVKIIASIVQEFTQTGGVRPFGLSLLICGVDVYGYHLYQIDPSGCYFNWMATCVGKDYQNNMSFLEKRYNKDIEIEDAIHTAILTLKESYEGVLNEKNIEIGVAYDNKPFKILTQNEIKDYLIEIE, encoded by the exons atGGCAGATGGTGAATATAGTTTTTCTTTAACAACTTTTAGTCCAACAGGAAAATTAGTACAAATTGAATATGCTCTTAATAGAGTATCTAGCAGTTCGCCAGCTTTag GTATTAGAGCCAAGAATGGTGTGATAATTGCTACCGAAAAGAAAAGTCCAAATGAATTAATAGAAGAAAATAGCATATTCAAAATACAACAAATAAGTGAACATATAGGTATTGTATATGCAGGAATGCCTGGAGATTTCCgtgtattattaaaaagggCAAGAAAAGAAGCCATAAGATATTCTTTACAATATGGAAGTGAAATATTAGTAAAAGAATTAGTAAAAATAATTGCATCAATAGTTCAAGAATTTACACAAACAGGTGGGGTAAGACCATTTGGtttatctttattaatatgtgGGGTTGATGTATATGGATACCATTTATATCAAATCGATCCATCTGGATGTTATTTTAATTGGATGGCTACATGTGTAGGAAAAGATTATCAAAACAATATGTCCTTTTtagaaaaaagatataataaagacATCGAAATAGAAGATGCAATTCATACAGCTATTTTAACTTTAAAAGAAAGTTATGAAGGAGTattgaatgaaaaaaatattgaaattGGTGTAGCCTATGATAATAAACCATTCAAGATTTTAACacaaaatgaaattaaagaTTATTTAATAGAAATAGAATAA
- a CDS encoding T-complex protein 1 subunit zeta translates to MSIHLLNKKADSLRSTNVLMTNMNASKGMYEIIKSNLGPKGSYKMLVSSSGAIKITKDGNVLLNEMMIQHPTASMLSRICSSIDETLGDGSSSNLIVATSLIYLSEKYILYENIHPRIITQGFDIAKGILLEFLDSMKIPVNIEENFDKELLYNVCKTCIRTKLPICLADKLADDLVESIKIIYKPTKQIDLHMIEIMDIKRNMSINTKLVRGMVLDHGCRHPNMPNKLTKCFILVLNVSLEYEKSEVFSSFVYSNAEDRDKLVESERKFTDDKVKKIIELKKILVEKKFKETNEIYNFAVFNQKGIDPISLDLLAKENIMALRRIKRRNLERIVLCCGGNPCNNVYDLTEEDVGYAGLVYEISINDEKYTFIEEVQNPKSCTIFIQAPNDYTIKQIKDAIRDGLRSIKNVIDDKCVLSGAGSFEIMAYCKLKDEEKKIKGKQKFALDIYANSLLNIPKVLLENSGLDIHQTLFNVIDKYNEDRSEPLGLDLDTGEPIIAHLKGIYDNYCVKKEILSIATAISQQILLVDEIIRAGKSMGEEK, encoded by the exons ATGTCCATACACCTGTTGAACAAGAAGGCGGATAGCTTGCGTTCCACAAATGTGCTCATGACGAATATGAACGCAAGCAAAGGGAtgtatgaaataataaaaagtaattTAGGACCTAAAGGAAGTTATAAAATGTTAGTTAGTAGTTCAGGTGCTATAAAGATAACAAAAGATGgtaatgttttattaaatgaaatgATGATTCAACATCCTACAGCAAGTATGTTAAGTAGAATTTGCTCAAGCATTGATGAAACTTTAGGAGACGGTTCTAGTAGTAACTTAATAGTTGCAActtctttaatatatttatcggagaaatatattttgtatgaaAATATTCATCCACGTATTATAACACAAGGATTTGATATCGCTAAAGGTATATTATTAGAATTCTTAGATAGTATGAAAATACCTGTAAATATTGAAGAAAATTTTGATAAAGaacttttatataatgtatgcAAAACATGTATTCGAACCAAATTACCCATATGTTTGGCTGATAAATTAGCTGATGACCTTGTAGaaagtataaaaattatttataaaccTACGAAACAAATTGATTTACATATGATTGAAATTATGGATATCAAAAGAAATATGAGTATTAATACGAAACTTGTTAGAGGTATGGTCTTAGATCATGGATGTCGTCATCCTAATATGCCTAATAAATTAacaaaatgttttattttagtTTTAAATGTTAGTTtagaatatgaaaaaagtgAAGTCTTCTCATCTTTTGTATATTCTAATGCAGAAGATAGAGATAAACTTGTGGAATCGGAAAGAAAATTTACAGATgataaagtaaaaaaaattattgaattaaaaaaaatacttgttgaaaaaaaattcaaagaaacaaatgaaatatataattttgctGTATTTAATCAAAAAGGTATAGATCCCATAAGTTTAGATTTACTTgctaaagaaaatattatggCATTAAGACgtattaaaagaagaaatctAGAAAGAATTGTTTTATGTTGTGGAGGTAACCCATGTAACAATGTATATGATTTAACAGAAGAAGATGTTGGATATGCTGGATTAGTATATGAAATTTCcataaatgatgaaaagtATACATTTATTGAAGAAGTACAAAACCCTAAAAGCTGTACTATCTTTATACAAGCACCTAATGATTATACCATTAAACAAATTAAAGATGCCATAAGAGATGGTCTCAGAAgtattaaaaatgttatcGACGATAAATGTGTTTTATCAGGAGCAGGATCTTTTGAAATTATGGCATATTGtaaattaaaagatgaagaaaaaaaaattaaaggaaaacaaaaatttGCACTAGATATTTATGCAAATAGCTTGCTGAATATTCCAAAGGTCTTGTTAGAAAATAGTGGACTGGATATTCACCAAACATTATTTAATGTTATTGATAAGTATAATGAGGATCGTTCCGAACCTTTGGGTTTGGACTTGGACACAGGAGAGCCCATAATAGCTCACTTGAAAg gaatTTATGACAATTATTGtgtgaaaaaagaaatccTCTCCATTGCTACAGCCATATCTCAACAAATTCTTTTGGTTGATGAAATTATAAGAGCAGGGAAATCAATGGGAGAGgagaaatga
- a CDS encoding ornithine aminotransferase: MDFVKELKSSQDYMNNELTYGAHNYDPIPVVLKRGKGVFVYDIEDRRYYDFLSAYSSVNQGHCHPDILNAMINQAKKLTICSRAFFSDSLGVCERYLTNLFGYDKVLMMNTGAEASETAYKLCRKWGYEVKKIPENSAKIIVCNNNFSGRTLGCVSASTDKKCKNNFGPFVPNFLKVPYDDLEALEKELQDPNVCAFIVEPVQGEAGVIVPSDSYFPGVASLCKKYNVLFVADEVQTGLGRTGKLLCTHHYGVKPDVILLGKALSGGHYPISAILANDDVMLVLKPGEHGSTYGGNPLAAAICVEALKVLINEKLCENADKLGAPFLQNLKEQLKDSKVVREVRGKGLLCAIEFKNDLVNVWDICLKFKENGLITRSVHDKTVRLTPPLCITKEQLDECTEIIVKTVKFFDDNL, translated from the coding sequence atggATTTCgttaaagaattaaaaagtaGTCAAGATTACATGAACAACGAATTAACCTATGGAGCTCACAACTATGACCCAATTCCAGTTGTTTTAAAGAGAGGTAAAGGTGTTTTCGTTTACGATATTGAAGATAGGAGATATTACGACTTTTTATCTGCTTACTCATCAGTTAACCAAGGACACTGCCACccagatatattaaatgctATGATCAACCAAGCAAAAAAATTAACCATTTGCAGTAGAGCATTTTTCAGTGACTCATTAGGAGTATGTGAAAGATACCTTACTAATTTATTTGGTTATGACAAAGTATTAATGATGAACACTGGTGCTGAAGCTAGTGAAACCGCTTACAAATTATGTAGAAAATGGGGTTATGAAGTAAAAAAAATCCCAGAAAACTCAGCAAAAATTATTGTTTGTAACAATAACTTCTCTGGAAGAACCTTAGGTTGTGTATCAGCTTCCACTGATAAGAAATGCAAAAACAACTTTGGTCCATTCGTACCAAACTTCCTTAAAGTTCCATATGATGATTTAGAAGCtttagaaaaagaattacAAGACCCAAATGTCTGTGCCTTTATTGTTGAACCAGTACAAGGAGAAGCTGGTGTTATAGTACCATCAGATAGTTATTTCCCAGGTGTAGCTTCCTTATGTAAGAAATACAATGTATTATTCGTAGCAGATGAAGTACAAACAGGTTTAGGAAGAACCggaaaattattatgtacTCACCACTATGGAGTAAAACCAGATGTCATCCTTTTAGGAAAGGCTCTTTCTGGAGGTCACTACCCAATATCAGCTATATTAGCAAATGATGATGTTATGCTTGTATTGAAACCAGGAGAACACGGTTCAACCTATGGTGGTAACCCATTAGCTGCTGCTATTTGCGTAGAAGCTTTAAAAGTTTTGATAAACGAAAAATTATGTGAAAATGCTGATAAATTAGGTGCTCCATTCTTACAAAATCTTAAAGAACAATTAAAAGACAGCAAAGTTGTTCGTGAAGTAAGAGGAAAAGGTTTATTATGTGCCATTGAATTTAAAAACGACCTTGTCAACGTATGGGATATCTGCTTGAAATTTAAAGAAAACGGACTTATCACCAGATCTGTTCATGACAAAACAGTTCGTTTAACACCACCATTATGTATAACCAAAGAACAATTAGATGAATGTACTGAAATTATTGTAAAAACTGTTAAATTTTTTGATGACAATTTATAA